In Pseudomonas oryzihabitans, the DNA window CGCCACTGCGCTTGCGGCGGCCCTTTCTGACCTCCCTGACCGCTGGCGTGGGGACGCTCTCCGCACTCACTGGCCTCGCCGCGTTGCTTGTCGGCACCGTGGCCTGGTTGCAGTTGCCGCAGGTGACGCCTTACCTGCCAATGGCACGCGAGACGGCCCAGGGTTTCCTGGGCGGGGGTATCCTGTCTTTGTTGATCGGGCTCTGGCTCCGCCGACGCAGCCAGCACCGTGGGCGCTATCGCAACGCCCTGAGCCTGGCCCCGGAACTCAAGCGGCGGCGCTGATCAGCGCTGGCGCAGACGCGCCAGCGCACCGCCCAGCAAGCCGGTAAGGCAGCCCAGCACCAGGCCGCCGACATGGGCGCCATTGGCGATGGAGCCGAAACCGAGCAGGTCGAAGACCCCGGTGAGGCAGATCAACAGCCAGATCAGCATCATGGCCACCACGCCGCGCGGCATGCGATAGGCCGGATTGGGTGACAGCCACTGGAACAGCCAGCAATGGCCGAGCAGGCCATAGAGCACGCCGGACAGGCCGCCGAACAGCGCCGGCCCGGTCCAGGCGTACTGCACGAGGTTGGAGCTGGTGGCGAAGACCAGGGTCAGGAGCAGCAGCATCAGGCCGCCCTGACGGAATTCGATGCGCCGGCCCAGTTCCCAGAACCAGAGGGCGTTCATCGCCAGGTGCAGCAGGCCGAAGTGCAGGAAGATCGGCGTGACCAGGCGCCACCATTGCCCTCGGGACAGGCTGACGTCGAGATCGAGAAAGGCGATGTGCTCGGCATCGATCAGGCGGAATTCCTGCAGCGTCAGGTAATGGATCAGCGCCAGGTTGTCGCCCAGTTCGGTGACCAGGCCCAGGACCAGGGTGACAATGAGGAAAACCGCGGAGACCGGGCTGGCCTTGAGCTGCGCCAGCAGGCCGAAGCCGCGTGGCCGACGGGTGATCTGGACTTCGCCCTGGGGATCGCCATCGGGATAGCGCTCATAGAGGCTGCGGGTTTCCTCGACGCGCAGAGGGTCCAGCACCCAGACCACCTGGCTGTCGCCCTCTTCCACCACGCGATGGCGGATCTGCAGCCGGCGCAGCAGGCGGGTGAAGCCCAGCAGATCGCGGCCCAGCGGCACGCGTAGCACGGGTTGCGGCTGGTTCATCGGCCCTCCTCGCGCTGCACGTCGATCCAGACGAACTTGTCCGGGTCGATCTGGCGCTCGTCATCGAGGCGATAGGCGACCAGCTTGCCGTACTTGACCGCGCTGTAGTCCAGACAGGCCAGGTTGGGCCGCAGGGGTTCGGGATGACCATCGCGCCAATAGTGACCGACGAACAGCAGCGGCTCACCTTCGCCATAGCAGAGCAGCCCGGCCTTTTCCTCGTCGCTCAGACGCTCACAGGCGATTTCCGCCGGCAAGGCATCGGGCTGGAAGACCACGTCGCCGTAGGTCTGGGGATCGCTCTCCCAGAACTTGGTGCGAAAGCGCGCTCGCACATAGCCATCGCTGCCGGTGAGGCGCAGACCATGGGGCAAGGGCAGTGACACACCGTTGAGCAGTCGCGAAGCGACCCGACTTGGCAGGCTGCCGGCGATGATGGACTGGCGCACGAAATCCTCGTCGATGCAGGCATCGGGATAGTGATGCAGGAATTCGTCGATCAGCGGCTGATCCCAGCAGGCGTGGACGATGCGGAAGTGGCCGAAGTCCTTGCACAGCGGCAGGGTGTACAGCCAGCGCAGGTGGTCCTGCCACTCCTGGGGATGATCGGCGAAGGCGGCCAGGGTCTCCTGGATCAGCTGGCGGTGCCGGGGCGTGTGTTCACGCACCCAGGTCTGGCCGGTACCGGGACTGGCCGGGGTGTGCCAGGCCAGGGCGTTGAGTTCGTGGTTGCCGAGGATGCAGTGGGCATGACCGCCCTCGACCATGGCGCGCACTCGGCGCAGGGAGCCGCGGATGCGCGGCCCGCGGTCGACCAGGTCGCCGAGAAAGATCGCCTGGCGCTCGGGATGCTGCCAGACGCCGTCCACCTGCCGGTAGTCGAGGCGCTCCAGCAGCAGGTCCAGGGTATGGGCGCAGCCATGGATGTCGCCGATCAGATCGTAGCCCAGGGGCATCAGTCGTCTCCCAGCCGACTGCCCCAGCCGAGCTTGGTCCGGCAGATCTCGTAGTAGTTGTGATCCAGCGGATGGATCAGCCTGAGCTTGTGGGGCTTCTTCTGAATGGTCACGGTATCGCCGGGTGCGCAGGTGAAATGATTCTGGCCATCACATGAGACCTGCGGATAGATCGTCATGTTCGGCGATACCAGGATCGACAGGGTGCTGTCGCCGGACACCACGATGGGCCGGCTGGACAGGGTGTGGGGGTACATGGGCACCACCACGATGGCATCC includes these proteins:
- a CDS encoding metallophosphoesterase, which translates into the protein MPLGYDLIGDIHGCAHTLDLLLERLDYRQVDGVWQHPERQAIFLGDLVDRGPRIRGSLRRVRAMVEGGHAHCILGNHELNALAWHTPASPGTGQTWVREHTPRHRQLIQETLAAFADHPQEWQDHLRWLYTLPLCKDFGHFRIVHACWDQPLIDEFLHHYPDACIDEDFVRQSIIAGSLPSRVASRLLNGVSLPLPHGLRLTGSDGYVRARFRTKFWESDPQTYGDVVFQPDALPAEIACERLSDEEKAGLLCYGEGEPLLFVGHYWRDGHPEPLRPNLACLDYSAVKYGKLVAYRLDDERQIDPDKFVWIDVQREEGR
- a CDS encoding rhomboid family intramembrane serine protease; translation: MNQPQPVLRVPLGRDLLGFTRLLRRLQIRHRVVEEGDSQVVWVLDPLRVEETRSLYERYPDGDPQGEVQITRRPRGFGLLAQLKASPVSAVFLIVTLVLGLVTELGDNLALIHYLTLQEFRLIDAEHIAFLDLDVSLSRGQWWRLVTPIFLHFGLLHLAMNALWFWELGRRIEFRQGGLMLLLLTLVFATSSNLVQYAWTGPALFGGLSGVLYGLLGHCWLFQWLSPNPAYRMPRGVVAMMLIWLLICLTGVFDLLGFGSIANGAHVGGLVLGCLTGLLGGALARLRQR